In Cucurbita pepo subsp. pepo cultivar mu-cu-16 chromosome LG10, ASM280686v2, whole genome shotgun sequence, the DNA window TGGGTAGGGGAACTCGAGTCGTCGAGGGTAGAGAACCATTGTCGCTCGTCATCGCTTGTTGGAGTTCGTTGCATAATCAAAGGGAGACATTGGTGAGGATTTTtatctccttttcctttataatTTAGTCCCAGACCCATTTCAATAACTTTATGAATATATTACACAcaataaaaaagttaatgaCTCGTTAGACACGAAATTGAAAAGGCTTGTGAGCATCACATTAACCAACTTTGAAGGGATCTCTACATGAAAGTATATGCATCTCTTATTTATTGTTTCTACAAACTTAGATTACAAACTTAGATTACCAGTtccatatacatatattacacaattattataaacatatcatataacAGAGTTCCTATAATGTTTCAGATCTATTCTGTTGTTTACCTTCAGCAGCAACCCACATGGGCTATAGGGTATGTTTATGTATACTCTTCACTTACCTGCCATCCAAGAACAACAAACATTTGGTGATCAACATTCGCGGAAATCGATCTTACGACACAACAAGACTCTCGACTCCATTTTAACAATGCACGAAACGAAAACATAACACATGAATTTTGGTTACTGTACTTCTTATTTTGATGCATATTGTCCTTATTTGAAGATCTAGGTgaatatatcaatttattgTAAGATAAATTTCTAGCTAAACAGTAACACAATAACTAAGGTAAGAATGAAagtgtaacggtccaagcccactactagccgatattgtcgtGTGtaactttccctttcccttccaggcttcccctcaaagctagggagaggtttccacacccttataaagggtgtttcgttgtCCTCCCAaactaatgtgggatatcacaatccacccctctccgaggcccagcatcctcgttggcactcattcctttctccaatcgatgggGGACCCCCCATaaaattcaccccccttcggggcccaacgtctttgctggcacatccccagtgtctagctctgctaccatttgtaacggcccaagtccactactaggagatattgccctctttagttcgttacgtatcgccgtcagtttcacgattttataatgcgtctgctagggagaggttttcacacccttataaagagtgtttcatTCATTCCACTCCCCAACTGATCTGGGATCAAGTTGACATGATATACTAATAAAAACTGAGACAACTCAGCATAAGATTCTACGTCATACTATGTTTATTTTTGCCCCTCTAAAATATTCCATGTCGTTTGTCAAAGTGGCAGTTCCCACGAGGAGGTATCCTTGCAACTACTTGCTCAAGAAAATCTTTAAGATGAGCTATAGCTTTATCCAATCCatgttgagaaaaaaaaaaaaacccacaaaacaCAATCGTATAGTATTTAATCTGCTCCTAATAGATAATACACAACCAGACGAAGAAGAACATAATAAACTTCTAGATGGTATATACGGAGTTAACGACCAGAATCAATCGATCCTCCCCAGAAGTTAACACGAGCTCcattctcaaaagaaaaatggatgtGACCTCAAAACCAGAAGATATGCAAACTAACAATAATGTTATACCAAAGAGTCTTAGATTCCAGGGAAAACTAGCAGACAACTACTAGCCAAATGGAAGAGTGTTTTACTAATCAAATTCATTAAGATGATCcaaagagaattttttttaaaatctctcaTGCTTCCCGATGACCATGGAAGACCAAAATAACATAACAAAAATGGAGAGACCACACAACCCACcaaattcttgtttccttTGACCTAATTAAACTCAAACACTAATGtgtgatcccacatcggttggggaggagaacgaagcattctttataaaggtgtagaaatctctccctagcagacgcattttaaaaacattaaggggaagcccgaaagggaaagcaaagaggacaatatctactagtgatggacttaggccgttacaaatgatatcagagccaaacactccAGAaaatgtgccagcaaggagacTGAGCCCAAAAAGGGGgcggacacgaggtggtgtgacTAAGTTGGACTCACCATTCAACACTAAGGATACAAAGATTTCTAATTCAATTCAGTTTGCGACTGACTTGGACTCACTATTAATCTTGGTATCGTTAATAACAAAGTTCGTTATTTTGATAAGAGTGTGAGAGCCATTTTCATTGCAATCATCCTACCAACCAAGCAGACCAGCAATTataacaaacaagaaaaagaagagaggatTAACTAGTCTCACACCCTTTATCTTTCTTCAACTCTTCAGAATAGTTTCCATCCATATAGCATTCAAAAGCCAAAActcaaattattgaaatttacacATGTACACATACCAAATTATAAGCTAAGAAGCACGAATACAAATACAAAGTACAAAACACGACACAGCCATAGTGACacaacatgttttaaaaaatttaggacACGTACACAACAAGaacacatttattaaaatatatatcatttcaATAGCATAAGAAAATTCAGAACAAACAAGTTTATGCATTTATATCTAAATCAATGTGTGatgtatttttctattatcattttattatactAATATACTTGCAAGTGATCAGTACGTGTCTAACAAATGTTGGATCTATATTGATTTGGtataacatatatttattgtacTAACAAGTATCCATCacaagtgtgagatcccatatcggttggggagaagaacaaaacaccctttataagggtgtgaagaCCTTTCcttagcaaacgcgttttaaaaaccttgaggggaagcccgaaagggaaatcccaaagaagacaatatatgttagcaataggcctgggccgttacaaatggtatcagagccaaacaccgggcgatgtgccagcgaggaggctgttccccagAGGGGGTAgacagtaaggacgttgggccccgaaagggggtggttTTGGtagggatcccacatcgattggagaaaggaacgagtgccagcgatgggccctgaaggggaggattgtgaaatcccacatcggttggggaggagaatgatacaccctttataagagtgtggaaacctttccctaatagacgcattttattaaccttgaggggaagcccgaaaaagaaagtccaaaaaggaaaatatctgctagcggtaggcttgggccgttacaacaAGTCCAAAAAGGGTGTGCCGGAGTGTCGGAGTGTCTAATGTGTGTCGGACATAGACACGCTATCTTAGGTTCCTACCATAAATGGACTAATAGTCTAGTACTATCATGCAGATATACAAAACATACAATTAAAATAGAACAGAATGATTCCTACCATACCAGTTTGAACACGAGGAGCAGAACGGCACCTGAAGATCCATCATGGGCATGGTTTGAATTCCTGCAACTGTTTGAAGTTCATCCATGGCTTCACCCACACTTTGGCTTCATAAACCTTTTTCATACCACCATCACTGGCTTCCAATGTAAGATGATACAACTTACCGGCAACTACCTGTTCTTTAGCTTTCAACACCCGCTCAAATTCCAGAAGACCATTCTGCACCAAAGAGACATAAAAGCCTGTCAAGAATTCGATTTAAACTACCGCATCTAGTGGTGATCAACAAATCAAAACGACGCATGAACAACCAAAACATGGGTACCAAATAGCCACTAATTAACGAATTAAATAAGCAAGTGAGTAGATTGTGagcaaaaataagaaagaaaatcagGCAGTGAAACGAATccagaaattaatgaataaagagctgaaaaaccaaagaaaacaaaggaaaaaaccTGTTTCTTGTTGTGCTCTTGGACTGCGAAACGAGCGAGAGCGTCAATTTCAAGGCTGTTCTGAGCGCCGATGTAATCGCGAACACCGCCCAGTTTCATCTTGATAAATGGGTCTTGAACGCAATACCCCGAATCAAACACGGGAAGAagaagcagcagcaacagcgCAGGTATGTGATTCACTTTCATGGTCGCTTTCTGGGATTGGAACACAGGAGTTTGTAAGAGCGAAGTTGatattggaggaagaaattgagTTGAAATGATGGAGTGACTTCGATGCTAAGAAACTTATCGGCTAAGGAAATGTATGTATTCCATACCTCAAATCGAATAATTGCTTGTGCTAGGGTTTGACAAAAATGGGTACACAAAAATTCCcctttcatttattataaataaaataataaatatttaagtaaaagatattaatttaaaaacttattttattatagtatatatatatatatatatatatttttttaaatgactaAATTTTGTTGATATACTCCCAAATAtgtcttaaaatttatttttttatacgaGAACACCCTCTCTAGAATCTCCTccattattatcatcatcacGAACTCTCTCTATAAATTCCTTGATCGTTTTCAACAATATCCTCCAGAAACTTCTCCATTACTATCATTAAGAACTCCTTCTCGAGAATCTCCTCCACTATTATCATCAGGAACGCCTTCTCCAAAATCTCCTTGATCATCTCGAGAAACACCCTCTCCAAAATCTCCTCCATTATTACCATCGAGAATTTCTTCTCCATATTCTCCTTGCTCGTCCCCAAGAATACCCTCTCTAGAATCTCTTCCGTTATTATCATCAGAAACTCCTTCTTCATGTTCTCCTTGATCGTCTCCAAAAACACCTCTTTAATATTTCCTCTATTGTTATCATCACAAACAGCTCAGGAATACAATTTCAAAGATCTGGAAAGTCAAAAACAGCTTCTATGACCAACCAAGTCACAACTCAGAATGAATTTGTATCAAAATAGATTAGATTAGCAGCTGTTGAATTCAACTCGAATACAAGGCAAGAGCAAGAGTTATATTAGCAACAATCTCAAATCACACCTGCTCAAGTACCCACATCAATCAACTTCCATCCCGAACTAGATAAACCATTGgagagatttgaatctcaagcaagtgttcttgccttgagatatttgatcaacaagaatcattcaagctagacatgatcgatcttgcttgtggagtgattcgaatctcaaacaatgttcttgtcttgagatattcgatcaacaaggtattccgaatcttactccccttgtagtgattccttagcTTATCAAATATCCAACATAAGCCCATAAAAATGTTTGACGTAGTCTCAGATACTGACCGTATGACTCAACTCTCTTAACTTCGTTCTTGCGATTATCTTGACATTCTCCATGAAAAATTGAGAGCAGAGTTCTTGTTTCAAGCTATCCCAAGCGTCCATAGTACATCAACCATCTTGAATGTCCATGTACTTGGACCACCACCACAACTTTGCATCGTCTGCTAGATGCATTGTTGCCAATGTGATATTCGCTTCTTCTGCCATGATATTACGGCTCGAGTATTATTTGAGGTCGAAGATAAAGTTCTCTAGAGCCTTGGCATCTCAAAACCTGACATAAGGGCTTAAGCTCCGAGGGTTTTATTGATATGGAATCACTACAAAGTGAGTAAGATTcgaattaccttgttgatcgaatatctcaagtcaagaacacttgtttgagattcgaatcactccataagcaagatcgatcatgtctagcttgaatgattccagttgatcaaatatctcaaggcaagaacacttgtttgagactcgaatcactccacaagcacgAATGAAACTCTTGACCTTACATGAGAtatttcaaaatgaaactctTGACCTTACATGAGATATTTCAAGATTTGGTaccattcatactttatgaccataattagcccCTGTCTTATACTTTATGACTATAATTAGCCACGGTGTAAATctaacttaaaataaatacaaagtcttaaaatacataaatgaaatacaataactctaaattactctaaattgtaatccacccaaaattgaTAGATGaagcttcattcttcttcaatgtgacatgaattgaaatatcttttttataatttcaacagCATTTTCTTCACATGTTCATTGAactatattgtatgattgatgtctcttggttcatatcatttatccTGTTTAACTATACTACACCCCCAATTGAGGTCTGGTTCCCCACTGCTCTCATGGAGAGGCTTAATCGGGCACTTAAATCCACCACTCCAGCCCTAACCACTTCAAGGGCAGCTCTCAAATCTTCAGACAAATCTGCGACCATCTGAACGATCATTTGTTGGACATTGTCTAAGCCCTCGATGCGTTCTTCTATTCAGGCAATAGACCCGTTGAGCTATCTCTACACTCAAAGCCACCGGCACTTGTGGCCTTGTCTTCTAGGATCTTGACCCTATTCATTAATTCGCAGATAGACATTGTCTCAAGGCGACTTGCCATCTCATCAGTCATGTCGGCTTTAGTAGTAATCTCATTCAGGCAAAATTTCAAGAGCCTCATTCCATCAGAAACTTCACTCATATAGAGTAACTGTTCTTCGATTTTAGCTAATCGGTCAGCTTGAGACTTGCCCAGTTGTTTTGCAGCAGACATGTTTGCGTAATATTTTCCAAAGAGTCGActcggctctgataccactacTCGTCACAATTGTACTCTTGCAACAACGGGACAGCGATTGTGCCGCACTTGTTTTAACCCAGCGAACAAGACAACGTGAGAAATTTAAACTTCGCGGACAACGTCACATATGCTCAAGCCTCGGGTCATGTTTGCgagaatttttttagaaaacgtgagcaaaaaaataaatttgaaagtaattTGTGAACTAAAGAAAGCAACGTTATATGGCTATAAGCAAATAAGGGAACACCACGACttaaatagcatataactcTAGGTAGGAAGAAATGTCAACTAGTCATacccccctatagtacatttgaGGACATTTTAGCTCGtgtagatatgattttggtgaacgatCATACACCCCCATATTGACACAACATGAAATAGTAAAGATCTATCTAAGATAAAAGCATGTAAAAGAAGTTTGGAACGGGCATGCGACCAtagacaacacgccttggacaagcatgactgtgacacctagggcacgtgtcatatgtgtgatatgtttgatatgtttaatgatatgatatgtgccGTTTTATGAAATGCCAAAATATGCCAAATAACATTgtgttataaatgaaattcaatttataaattacGCTGAGTTATGAGATGTCATGATGtattatgaaatgaaaatgtttgGCAATGACATGTTATGACATGCTATGATATGTattgaaataagaaattttaCGATGCACAACCCCTAAGctatggtgtgaaagttatgttatgaatgaaatgatttaTGAACGCTTATGTATGCATATTACTGAGTGTAATATGTGGGGAATGAATGAGGTTGTCCAGcctgatttatttataatgaaaAGTATGAGAAACTCATGCATAATTGTATGTTCATATGCATtgggatacttcccctttatgatgagtatgaacACGTACACTAAGAGACTGAAATGACCATCATGCTTGACATGGTGCACGACGGTCGCTATACCTCTGGGTGTTCAGCTATAGCCCAAAGGAACTAGCTTGACCAGcaggtccagggggtgtgcgagcctACCTGGTGGACCCACACTCGCATGTGTGAGTTGTGTGTAGAGAGATATTACACATCCAACTTTTTCGGACTCGATGCCACCTAAGAGAATACAATCATGTTACATGTGTTAGCATTCCTTGCTTCAATAGTAGAATCATTTacaaagtatttcttaaaatactccaGCCAGCCTTATGCTACTCTTATATTCCTTACCTCAATCATGTCAAGGTTTCAAGACTTTTGGGTTGCGTCTAACCTAACTTGACCAAATAAGCCTTAGATGTCTTCTTCTTTACTAAAAACTTTGCACCCTAAGAAGACTTGCAATGGAGAGTTTCCGActtccatttcattttatcatctACTTGAACGGTTCGAAGCCAATCAAAAAATACACTTTCTAACAGCTCAAAGTTGACATTTTCGCTGATTTGACTTCGGTTTGATACGCTCGAAccctttctttttagtttcaaCTTTTCGGGAGCGtttaacttattttagtttcaaCTTTTCTTTCAAGGCTAGTATGACTACCttttagttagtttaaattattttagcttaaaatttaaatttgagagAGTAGTGTTAAAGCTAGCATCAAGGAATTGTAGTAACTTCGGTCTAGGCCAACTatgtaagtggtcttactatcggctcGGTCGGAAGACTTGCCTTATGTATGACGACGTGTACCCAGTGGGCacatgtcatttatgctttatggTATGTGATGacattatatgatgatgtgatgatgttatatgatgatatgaaatGATGGCATGATGATGTAAGAtgtttgatgatgatatgacttaatatgataatattaCATATCaagatgatgtgcatgtattaaatgtcattAAGCATCATGACGATGAATTTTCTAAAACACAACCCTAattgatgttaatgatgatgaatgtatgaagaTCAATACATGCATGTTACCTAGGGTAATGTGCGAAAGATGTATAGGTTTGTGTCAtaaagatgatttaaagatgaaaactataaggacgtcatgcattttgtgtatTCATATACATTGGGTTACTtccccatttatgatgatgagtatggacGTGTATAATATGACGATGATTACGATCATGCCTCGCATGACACTTAGGGGTctgctgacctccggacgacGCTATGGACAGCTAGCTCGACAATGATGGGTTCAGGGGTGTGAACCACCTAGGGATCTACGCTCGCACGTGTGAGACGTCTGTAGGAaagtactatacatccaattttgtctgGACTGGAGGCCACACTTATGACGGTTTTAACGGTAAGTCCctaatcatgagttgcatgtgttgCATTCTCTAATCCCTATAGTAGAGTCAGttcacaataatttttaaaatactccaGTCATGTGCTATTTCTATTTGATGACGACATCGCAAGTCAAGACCATGACACTTGCATaggataattatattttatttcttagacTTAAGGATATGATAgggtgtttttatttttattgtttatttatttcatttagtatttcattatgttgttttaaagatattttcgaaCACGTAAATCCATGAAGtattttatgatgaagttttaaatgtttaattctgCGCATAGGTTATAATGATGATAGCAACTTTAAATTAGTAGAAATCTAAGTTCGTTACAAAATGatttctttacaaaaaaaaattggtaaaaaaaaaaatgatatgcattaatggtaaaaaaatcaattttttttataaaggtagAAGAGTgttaatactattttaaaaatcttacaATATCTTTTAAGATTAAGTATTAACCATTTCGGTACAAAATTAACcagttattttaattaatttaatccaaaagaaaaaaaaaaattgagctTAAAAATTAGGTCCAAAAACAACCCCAAAGATACATCTATATCCTACCCCGTCCCACCTACCATATCCCTGGATTGGACATGCTCAAATCTTGTTCAACTAATCATAATTTCATGTCATCATCcattaccatttttttcaacacaaataataatgataatttaaattaatttttctatttttaacaATCAAGCAATTCCATATTAAGAAGATACAAAATTAAGAGTTAGAGACATggatttaaatttagatttaatactttatttttaaaattttaacattatgtcaaaatacttattaaaattaaatgaaaagatggaacaaaaaggaaatgaagTGGTGGAGAGGAAAAAGGCATTGATTGGTTTGTAAAGAAGAAATGCATAAAGGATGAGTTTAGAGAAAAAGGCATTCGAAAATCACTCTCTccaatcttttcattttaatcatCATCGatttaataattcaatcaaacaCATTGAGTCCGTTCTCCATCAACGATTCACAAAATTCCTTCACTCTATTCAATTcgtttttgcttttgatttgatttgaattcaTTTTAACCCTAACATGCGATTTTCAGAGCCGCGGTTAACGAACAATCAAGGATAATTTCACATCAAATAGAgaatcagagagagagagagtttgaaCATTACGAAGAATTTGTTTCAATCCGCTACAGATTCCAGACCTCCTCCTTCAATTGCTTCTAGCAACGCATCGGCgacttccttttcttctccttcttcttcttctgtacCTCGATTTACGgactcttctctttcttcgtCTTCTCTCGTTTTGCTCGCCGAATCGAGAACCGACCTCtgctctttcttctccttcttcgtCGACTCCATTTCCGAAACGATCGAGTTGAACGATCCGAATTTCGGAGTGATCTCGGCTGAGACTCCGCAAAATTTGGTGTCGAAAGTGAAGCCAAAGCTGGAGTTCGACGCCGACGTCAACTCGTCGAGATTCTCCAGAGCCGACGGACAGTGCTTCCGCCGTTTAGGTTCTCGAATCAAATCGGAATCCTCGATGCCTACATCACTGAAGTCCGCGGCGGCCGAGACGGCGACAGTAGTTGGAGCTAGAGGACGTTCGCCGGGATCTGGATCGGCGGCGGAGAAAGAGGAGCGGGAGAGTGGTGAAAGTGATGGATTTTGGGCGAAATTTTCGCGAGTTTGAGGCTCTGCCATTTTGTTTGTGAagaaatccattttttttttatataaaataaaaataaaaaaaaaacaaaaaacttcgGAAGATTATTTAATCATCTTCAGGATGAAATTACCGGAATGCCCTCAATTGTATTTCTTGTGGTCCTCACCTTAGAGTGGTCCCGCAGTTCCACGTGTCATATaaatggattttattttattttattgcttTTCCTCGATCATTGAAACAAATCCACTTTCCCAACTTCCACAttcatattttgtatttaattattattattatttttttttttaaatgatagataAATTTTAATCCTTAAAATTTGTATCTAAATTTgaggttcaaattttaataaatgtttagCATATTTGTcgcaattaaaatataaaacaaaaaagtcaaCAGACGAGGActaattaaagttttaaaaggtTATTTGAAGTCTAGGGATTGAGCTTGTAATTTAATCGAACATATTAATGTTTATCCTAGAAACTTAGTACCGTGTATAATATCGAATGAGTTAAtaatctattatatataaaattaaaatattcaaaacttATTAGATACACAAATAATATGTACAAAGTTTGTATGTATAGAGTATGGTGAAAGGTAATTTGGAGGTCAACAGGGTGGAgtcgaagagtaatcaatcggttCTGCCTACGGCAGCCATGGCGACTGCCCTTGCGACGTCAAAGCCAGCAATGGTGGTGGAAAAGAATAGTAGAGGATTTAGAAGCccttgaaaagaaagaatcatGGTTGCTAAACTGAAAGGGCTTTAATATCATCACCTTTTCTACTATATTATATCTagaaaaaaagttttagagaagaaaaggagagacaTTGGTTAAGGACTCGAGACTTAGAGGCAATTTTTTAAGGAAGTATCCAAAATGGAAGTTGTTCACAACGTCTAAGACAATTGATTTAGGATTTTGAATCATAGTAATTGATTAAGAAACGAGAGAAAATCGAAGGTAAGTCATAGGAGTTTGATAGCTTTTGAAAACTATTATTTATGTATTAGGAAATCATTTTGAACTAGTTTTGTGCTCGAGAAGGCACTTGAAAATTGGACCTCTGTTCGTGCTCAAACCACGCAAGTTTCAAGAAATTGTTCCAACTTTGAatgcaattaattttttttttattgctcgATTGAAACTCTTTAAGTTTGACGAAGAAACTAAGTTGCATCGAATTAGGTGgtagaaaatatatgaaagaaatttttgtgttttggagttgaatttggaaaatttgagaaaatccTTGAAAATTAGTTTGCATGGGTGCATTGGGGTGGATCAAGCGTAGGCACTAGCAGAGGACACTTCCATTGTAGAATAATGGAAGGAAAAGTTGTAGCCGAGTGAGTTAGCACTCAAACGAGCACTCTGAAATGCGGAAGAGGGACGCATGACACGACCAAGTAAATCGTTAAATTTGCTGACCATCGCTTCCCCTAGGTATCGAAGTGTAGTCGGGTGTAAAACCATACTATAAAAATAGTAGATTGTGTCCCCTAGGAGCAAGTGGCAACATGGAAATGGTGCTCAACAGACCACATAATGATCGAGACAAGATAAGTGACATGATGTGACAGAGGAGGATGgttcatcatctaacacaccaaGAGAAGTGATATGATGCGACTGATGAAATGATGGCGACATGAGTGTCAAAGACAAGCTCAAAAAGGGTCGGGTAGAGCCCCGGTCATAACCTCAGAAGTTGAGACTTTGATATGAGTTTCAGCATGCGATTCTTAAGTTATGTCCGTCtatataaaagataaaagttcacaaatttGGTGTCATTTGGACACCCGACAAATGCTCCATGAGGTCATATGACTGCTTGCCAAAATCACGTTTACTCCAAAAAGATTAGATATGCCTTAAAATAGGTGTGTCACAACGTGGGTGAAGCATTGCAAGACAAATGTCTTAGGTGTCTTTCTTTGAAATGTGTTTTTCAAGAACAACATCGGATGACACGGGTGTGCCGACATTGCTCACTAGCCTATGTGTCAAAGGTTGATACTTACACCGGCTATTCGATATGGTATCCATAAATGACTCGA includes these proteins:
- the LOC111803365 gene encoding cysteine proteinase inhibitor A-like, coding for MKVNHIPALLLLLLLPVFDSGYCVQDPFIKMKLGGVRDYIGAQNSLEIDALARFAVQEHNKKQNGLLEFERVLKAKEQVVAGKLYHLTLEASDGGMKKVYEAKVWVKPWMNFKQLQEFKPCP